A single genomic interval of Struthio camelus isolate bStrCam1 chromosome 9, bStrCam1.hap1, whole genome shotgun sequence harbors:
- the COPS7B gene encoding COP9 signalosome complex subunit 7b isoform X4 yields MPPACFLLPQRTSHCCSPKSQKPRMAGEQKPSCNLLEQFILLAKGTSGSALTALINQVLEAPGVYVFGELLELTNVRELAEGPNAAYFQLLNLFAYGTYPDYVANKDNLPELTVTQKNKLKHLTIVSLASRMKCIPYSVLLKDLDMRNLRELEDLIIEAVYTDIIQGKLDQRNQVLEVDFCIGRDIQKKDISNIVKTLQEWCDGCEAVLLGIEQQVLRANQYKENHHRTQQQVEMELYRHGRTGSGS; encoded by the exons ATGCCTCCAGCCTGCTTTCTGCTTCCCCAGAGGACAAGTCACTGCTGTTCTCCCAAG AGTCAAAAACCTAGAATGGCAGGAGAACAGAAACCATCCTGCAATCTTCTTGAGCAGTTTATTTTATtagccaaaggcacaagtggctCAGCTTTGACTGCTCTTATAAACCAAGTGCTGGAAGCTCCTGGGGTTTATGTCTTCGGAGAGCTGCTGGAGTTAACAAACGTGCGAGAG cttGCCGAAGGGCCTAATGCTGCTTATTTCCAGTTGCTGAATCTGTTTGCATATGGAACATACCCAGACTATGTAG caAACAAAGATAACCTGCCTGAATTAACAGTGACTCAGAAAAACAAGTTGAAACACTTGACGATTGTAAGCCTGGCTTCCAGAATGAAG TGTATTCCCTACTCTGTGTTACTGAAGGACCTGGACATGAGGAATCTGAGGGAGCTGGAAGATCTCATTATTGAAGCGGTTTATACAGATATTATCCAGGGGAAGCTGGATCAACGCAATCAGGTGCTAGAGGTCGATTTTTGTATCGGCAGAGACATTCAGAAGAAGGACATCAGTAACATTGTCAAAACACTTCAGGAATG GTGCGATGGTTGTGAAGCGGTTCTTTTAGGAATTGAGCAGCAAGTACTTAGAGCCAACCAATACAAAGAGAACCATCACCGAACTCAGCAGCAGGTAGAGATGGAG
- the COPS7B gene encoding COP9 signalosome complex subunit 7b isoform X5 — MAGEQKPSCNLLEQFILLAKGTSGSALTALINQVLEAPGVYVFGELLELTNVRELAEGPNAAYFQLLNLFAYGTYPDYVANKDNLPELTVTQKNKLKHLTIVSLASRMKCIPYSVLLKDLDMRNLRELEDLIIEAVYTDIIQGKLDQRNQVLEVDFCIGRDIQKKDISNIVKTLQEWCDGCEAVLLGIEQQVLRANQYKENHHRTQQQVEMELLESTSSYRITCQL; from the exons ATGGCAGGAGAACAGAAACCATCCTGCAATCTTCTTGAGCAGTTTATTTTATtagccaaaggcacaagtggctCAGCTTTGACTGCTCTTATAAACCAAGTGCTGGAAGCTCCTGGGGTTTATGTCTTCGGAGAGCTGCTGGAGTTAACAAACGTGCGAGAG cttGCCGAAGGGCCTAATGCTGCTTATTTCCAGTTGCTGAATCTGTTTGCATATGGAACATACCCAGACTATGTAG caAACAAAGATAACCTGCCTGAATTAACAGTGACTCAGAAAAACAAGTTGAAACACTTGACGATTGTAAGCCTGGCTTCCAGAATGAAG TGTATTCCCTACTCTGTGTTACTGAAGGACCTGGACATGAGGAATCTGAGGGAGCTGGAAGATCTCATTATTGAAGCGGTTTATACAGATATTATCCAGGGGAAGCTGGATCAACGCAATCAGGTGCTAGAGGTCGATTTTTGTATCGGCAGAGACATTCAGAAGAAGGACATCAGTAACATTGTCAAAACACTTCAGGAATG GTGCGATGGTTGTGAAGCGGTTCTTTTAGGAATTGAGCAGCAAGTACTTAGAGCCAACCAATACAAAGAGAACCATCACCGAACTCAGCAGCAGGTAGAGATGGAG
- the COPS7B gene encoding COP9 signalosome complex subunit 7b isoform X3, which produces MPPACFLLPQRTSHCCSPKSQKPRMAGEQKPSCNLLEQFILLAKGTSGSALTALINQVLEAPGVYVFGELLELTNVRELAEGPNAAYFQLLNLFAYGTYPDYVANKDNLPELTVTQKNKLKHLTIVSLASRMKCIPYSVLLKDLDMRNLRELEDLIIEAVYTDIIQGKLDQRNQVLEVDFCIGRDIQKKDISNIVKTLQEWCDGCEAVLLGIEQQVLRANQYKENHHRTQQQVEMELLESTSSYRITCQL; this is translated from the exons ATGCCTCCAGCCTGCTTTCTGCTTCCCCAGAGGACAAGTCACTGCTGTTCTCCCAAG AGTCAAAAACCTAGAATGGCAGGAGAACAGAAACCATCCTGCAATCTTCTTGAGCAGTTTATTTTATtagccaaaggcacaagtggctCAGCTTTGACTGCTCTTATAAACCAAGTGCTGGAAGCTCCTGGGGTTTATGTCTTCGGAGAGCTGCTGGAGTTAACAAACGTGCGAGAG cttGCCGAAGGGCCTAATGCTGCTTATTTCCAGTTGCTGAATCTGTTTGCATATGGAACATACCCAGACTATGTAG caAACAAAGATAACCTGCCTGAATTAACAGTGACTCAGAAAAACAAGTTGAAACACTTGACGATTGTAAGCCTGGCTTCCAGAATGAAG TGTATTCCCTACTCTGTGTTACTGAAGGACCTGGACATGAGGAATCTGAGGGAGCTGGAAGATCTCATTATTGAAGCGGTTTATACAGATATTATCCAGGGGAAGCTGGATCAACGCAATCAGGTGCTAGAGGTCGATTTTTGTATCGGCAGAGACATTCAGAAGAAGGACATCAGTAACATTGTCAAAACACTTCAGGAATG GTGCGATGGTTGTGAAGCGGTTCTTTTAGGAATTGAGCAGCAAGTACTTAGAGCCAACCAATACAAAGAGAACCATCACCGAACTCAGCAGCAGGTAGAGATGGAG